From the Rhizobium sp. NZLR1 genome, the window CGGCTTCATGGCGCTGTTTGCGACAAGCGTTTCGACACAGACAATCATGCCGGCATCCTCGGCGCGCAAAATCGATATCCTGGCGAAAGTCCGCCAGCCGCTTCGTGGCGATCCTACCAGCGGCGGACCATTCCTGACACTCTTGAATGTGGATTTTGGAGACGATGACGATGGGCCGGCCCGAGCGGTCCAAGCCTATGCACAGCCCGTCTACAATGGCGACACCCTGTTTCCGGTGGAATCGGGATTCGAGCGGGACGTAACCCATCTCCTGTTCTGGCTGCAACAGTCACTATTTGAGGCCGCACCAGAACTTCGTATCGAGATCACCAAACCGCTCTTCGCTTCTGACACACCCATTGGTCCATGCCGGCCAGACTTCATCTTGAACGTCAGCTATGGAGCAACCCATTCCGTAAACCTCATCGTCGAAGCCTTTGGAATGGAGAGCGACGAGTATCGTCAGGCGAAGGAGGCGATGTTGCCGCGAGCTAAGTATCTCGGGCCGCTTTTTGGAATTTTTCCGAACGACCTGGCTGCGGCGAACGCGGCGGAGACTGCCCGGCGTCTGCAGTCGTGGGTCATCGATCAGGTGCGACACGCCGGAAATCTTTCCAGCCTATCTGCCGATGGACATGCGTCGTAGCTATCCGTCATCGACGTTGGAACTGGAGCTATCTCCCGCGTTCTGTAATTGAGCATCCCGCAGTTCGGCACTCGCTGCTTCGAGCAAGGCCTCTTGAATGTTCGCTAGCGTCGCGGTTGAACAAGTTCCAAAAATGCGCGAGACCAGTTCCCCGGCGAGAACTGCGATCGACGGCGTCAGTCTTTCCGCAGCGGTGCCGCCCACCTCGCCTCTCACGGTGGTGAGCGTGTTAATGGCAAGCGTCCGCCTTTCCATCTCGCGCTCTTTCACCATCAACCAGAAACCTGCGTCAGCCTTTGCCGCGGAGACGATCTGCTGGATACTCCGAGGATCTGAAAAATCCACTTTCGAAAAAGTGTTTGATCTCGCCCATGATATTGCTCTCCTCAAAAGAAAGGCGGCGCGGCTCTTCATGCCTCGCCGGTTTGAATCGCTGGTGATGGAGACGTGCCTATTCGCCCTGCTCATCGAGTTGCTCGACGTCCTCGCCCAACGGATCGCGCGCTACCCTCGCGAACTGATGCAGGTAATCCAGTGAACTCGTCTCCGTCAGGCGGTTTGATAAGGTCCCGATCAGGAGGTCGACATCCGAATTGAGGTCGGTTGGTTCGAGTGCGAGCACGTCGACTTGCTCGAAGATCGCATCGTTCAAGGTCCGCAAGTCGCTTCCGAAGGCCTCCCTTACCTGCTGCCGCTTGAGAACGCCTGGCTCCGCAGGGTGCGAGGCGACATGGTCCGTAAATCGGTCGGCGCCTTGGCGTCTACGGTCGTTACGAGCCGGAGGTCTCGAATAGACATTATCCGCAAGCCTCTGTTCGTCGATTTTCAGATCGACGTCAGGGTCACGGTCGGGACCATGCCGGTTCAGCGCGCGGTCCTGTCGACGCCTTCCCACGGGTTCCGATGCAGGTTCTTTTCGTCGCTGCTTCTGCCCCGCTGCGGATGAATCATCGTCGGCAACCCCAACCTCGCGCGTTTCGTCCAGGTCGAGCCGATCGCGAAGCTCATCAAGTGACGAGATATAGACATGGCGAACACCGTCTTTGACGATGAAGCGTTCGTCGTTGGCTTGCCACGACCGCGTGCCGGTTGCGTGGTCGCGATGGCCGATTGTCCATTCGATCGGCTCCATGCACGGCCGGGACACTGGCCCGAATTTGCGCACTTTAGCGAACATCCGCTCGCCGCCAGAATCGAGCTTCATGATCCGCATCAGCGGCATGCCGGTGACCTGCAGGATTGCCTCCTCGGGCTTCATCATCATCAGCGTGTTGACGGGAAGCAGGTCGACCGAGACCGGCATTTTCGAAATCGATCTTTGGCGGCGTCCGTGGCGGTGGGAATAGGAAGATTGCTCGACCCATTCCGTCGTCTTGCCGGCAGCCATCGAGACCGCAGTCGCGTCCTCCTGGTTCTGGAAGTTCATAAACAGCTTGATCGTCGATGCCCCCATGAGGATCTTTTGGCCGGACCGCTGATACAGGCGCTCGAGCTGGGCACCATCCTGGAGAATGAACACGAAGCGGACGCCGTTCTTGCGGATCAGCGGCGCGAGCGTCAGCACCGTATCGATCCGGCCGCCATTGCCAAACTCGTCGAGCATCATCAAGACCTCGTGCTCGCCGTTTCGCAACGCACCCATCTGAACAAGCTTGTCGGCCATCTGCTGGATGAACATAGAGATCAGCCGCTCATAGATCTGCATGGCGTTCCAATCCGCCTGGATGTAGACCACCATCTTCCGCTTTCTGATTGTGTCGATCGGGATCGACGTGATCGAGGTAAGCGCTTCGACCAGCGGGTTCTGCAGGAAGTTGAGCTTGGCAACGATCTCGGCGGCGATCCCCTCCCCGAGCTTTTCGTGGCGGCCGGCGAATTTGGCCAGTTGCATACGGGTCTGGTCGGAAAGGACCGCCTCGTAGTTTTCCAGCAATTGCACGATCGCCTTGCGCTCATCGGACATGGAATTGAGGATGCGGTAGAGTTCGCTGAGCGACTTGCGCGTGTCCGGGCATTCGAGCACAAACCCCAGCATCGCCGTCAGCAGGATCCGGGCGCTCTCCTCCCAGAAGTCGGAGGAGTCGGACCGCAGGCGTTCCGGCAGCAGCATCTGCGTCAGCTTCTGCAGGTCGGTGATCCGCTGGTTCGGCTCGGTGCTGATCAGATCGAGCGGGTTATAGCCATCAGTAAATTTCGAGCCTGGCGCCAGAAGGAATACCTCGTAGCCTTTATCCTTCAGGTATCCCGACGTTTCCTCGAAGAGTTCTCCACTCATATCGAGGACCATCTGCGACCCTTCAAAACTCATCATCGTCGGGATGACGAAGCCTCGCGACTTGCCTTGCCCCGGCGAGCCGATGACCATGACGTGCTGGTCGCCGTCGTTGCGCAGCAGAAGCCCTTGCTTCAGACCGAGGACGATGCCGCGCTTGTCGCGCAGACGAAAATCGGCCGCATCCTTCAGGGTCGCCAGACGCGCCCTTCCCATGATCATCCGCTGGCGACGCTGGATGGCCGCGCCGATCGGAAATCCTACCAGAGCGCCGGCAGCCGCAAGACCGGCAAGTGCGGCGAGCACCGTCTGCCGGGAAGGCTTCTGATAGGTCCCGGCCGTGTCGGTCGCGCCGAAAGGCGCC encodes:
- a CDS encoding type IV secretory system conjugative DNA transfer family protein is translated as MASVFTSAETDRPKWTVLQRASLFTLPVALLCAVMLWLLFFTLIYDAYISSFGSASYFDYVGQVGFVEALRYTWSIIHTRNTAGLSLLAFALAAPFLFLMLSLWMLKGGRALSRKILYLLHVRSMFSLIANTALVFAAAYAGVIVYGVAFYLVAAKAGEQAEIAGYYGNHLAAMYQAPFGATDTAGTYQKPSRQTVLAALAGLAAAGALVGFPIGAAIQRRQRMIMGRARLATLKDAADFRLRDKRGIVLGLKQGLLLRNDGDQHVMVIGSPGQGKSRGFVIPTMMSFEGSQMVLDMSGELFEETSGYLKDKGYEVFLLAPGSKFTDGYNPLDLISTEPNQRITDLQKLTQMLLPERLRSDSSDFWEESARILLTAMLGFVLECPDTRKSLSELYRILNSMSDERKAIVQLLENYEAVLSDQTRMQLAKFAGRHEKLGEGIAAEIVAKLNFLQNPLVEALTSITSIPIDTIRKRKMVVYIQADWNAMQIYERLISMFIQQMADKLVQMGALRNGEHEVLMMLDEFGNGGRIDTVLTLAPLIRKNGVRFVFILQDGAQLERLYQRSGQKILMGASTIKLFMNFQNQEDATAVSMAAGKTTEWVEQSSYSHRHGRRQRSISKMPVSVDLLPVNTLMMMKPEEAILQVTGMPLMRIMKLDSGGERMFAKVRKFGPVSRPCMEPIEWTIGHRDHATGTRSWQANDERFIVKDGVRHVYISSLDELRDRLDLDETREVGVADDDSSAAGQKQRRKEPASEPVGRRRQDRALNRHGPDRDPDVDLKIDEQRLADNVYSRPPARNDRRRQGADRFTDHVASHPAEPGVLKRQQVREAFGSDLRTLNDAIFEQVDVLALEPTDLNSDVDLLIGTLSNRLTETSSLDYLHQFARVARDPLGEDVEQLDEQGE